CTGCACATGGCCAAAGAAACCCAACACCCGCAGGTCCGGAAGTTTGGGCGCGGCATCGTGACCTTCATGCCACACTTCCTGAAAATTCTCGGCTATGTCGGCACGGCGGCTATGCTGTGGGTAGGGGCGGAAATCATTGCCCACGGCATCCCGTTCACGAGCCATGCGCTGGATGACTTGCAGCATTCGCTGGCCCACCTTCCCGCCCTTGCCTGGTTCGTTAAGGCGACAGCCTGCGGCCTGGCCGGTCTGGCGTTAGGTGCTGTCATCGATAAGCTAGTGAAGTTGATACGCAAGGCTTTCTAAGGCTCTGGTGAAAAGGGCTCTAATATGATGAATTGCGCTTGCGAATAACCTTTTGATATATAGGTAGATGATGGTGCGGCAAACCCATATCCCGAGCCAAAGGCCACCTTTAGAACCTGCGGACATTAAAACCGCCTCTCCTGGATATATGCCTTCATTTCAGAAGCCTAAGGCGCATCAGGTTTTAGAATCATCTCAAATGCTTTTCCAGAAACCCCATCACTTTTGTTTGTAGCGCGTCCACATCGAACATATTGCCATAGTGTGGGGCGTTGGGCACAATGATGAATTCATTCTCAACCCCTGCTACCGTCAACCAAGCGCTCAATAGCTTTGACTGCCTGTTCCAGACAATGGTATCTTTCTCACCATGTATGATTAAAAAAGGGGGATCGTTTTTGTCGATATAGGTGACGGGGCTTGCAATTTTGGCTAAATCCGGACGAGATATCGGCGTTGCTCCCAATAAAATAGCTTCGGGTGCTTTGGGGTCATCACTGCTTTTCAAAGACGTTAATTCAGAAGGTCCTTAAAAATATACAACGGCTTTAAAAGAGAACTTTTGGGAGGATTTAGGCATATAGAATGCCTTGGTATTGTTGTTGTTTGATAGCCCCTGCAGCGAAGCCAGATGCCCCCCTGCTGAGAAACCCATCAAAGCGAACCGTTTTTTATCGAGTCCATATTTCTCCACGTTGTCATATAGGTAAGAAACCGCCCTGTTGCAATCCTGAATTTGCGATGGAAAAATTGCTTGTGTGGCAAAGCGGTAATCTATCGAGGCTATGGCAAAACCACTGTTGATTATCGCAGCCAGCGTATTTTTCATATACCCGATGTCAGCATATTTGTCGTTGACCAACCACCCCCCACCGTGAATAAACACCACTAGCGGAACATTTCCATTGGCGTTAGGAGGCAGGTAAATATCTAACAGGTGCTTTTCTAAAGTGTCGGTGTTGTAAGGGATATTAGCATGCAAGACCGTTCCTTCCGGGAAGAGAGAGATAACCGGGTTAGACGATTGGCCAAAAGCAAACCTTGAGGCTTGCAAAGCCAATAAGAGGAAAAGCAGGCGGGTTGTCATCATGTTATGGATATATGGGACCTGAAAAATTGTGATGGTCCTACCGCCTTATCATATCAGTAGAATACATCGTTGAAGCAAGCCTTCCCCATTGCCGCAAATGGCGGGTAATTTAAAAATCTATACTACGGCAGCTAGTGTTCCAGATGCCTGTCCGATTGCTCAAAATTTCGGGTAATCAGATTCGCTCACCTTTTCCATCCAGAGCGGCAGCATTCTGATAAATAAATCGAGGTAAAGCTTTGTTGCTTCACCAACTCCGGGAAGAGGAGCGCGAAGACAAACCCTTTAGCTGCACCTGGCAACGAGCGCCAACGATGGCAGGGCAACGATTTTCAATGGACTGGCAGTAGGAGGCAAAATCTACAGATGGGTTTGTAAAATACAAGCAGCGTGATACAACAAGATCTATTCCTAATCAACAGGACAACCCCTAATTCTCTTCTCTTTTATAAAATTATAACAAATATTTGCAAATATTATCCATTTACGTATAATACAAAATACGCAAAAAATTGTATTTAGTCTTTTGATCCTATAACCATACCCCCAATCTGATGAAGAAAACTTTAATATTCTTGGCAATTCTATTATCAAATTCTGCCATGGTTATTGCCCAGTCAGAAGCCGATACAACCTGGCGGAGAACATTTGATGCGGGTTTGAACTTAAACCAGGCGGCTTTCAGCGATAACTGGAAAGCAGGCGGTATCAGCTCTATGGGCCTAAACACATACCTCAACGCCCGGGCCGACTATGTCAATGGCAAAATTTCCTGGGACAACGAGGCACAACTGCAATATGGGTTTATTAAAAACAAAGGTGAAGACCAGCGCAAAAGCATCGATCGCCTATACCTGGATACAAAGTATGGTTATGCTATCTCTTCTGACTGGAACGCATTTTTTTCTGTCAATTTCCTCTCGCAGTTCACGAAGGGGTATGAGTATGATATAGATGCCGACGGCAACGACCGACTGATTTCTAATTTCCTCTCACCTGGCTTTCTGACTTTTGCAATAGGCGCAGAGTACAAGCCTAATCCTTATTTCTCGCTGCGCCTGAGTCCTTTCGCACCGCGCTTCACTTTTTTGACTGATGATGCAGTAGCTGAAAACGAGCGGTATGGCGTACCGGAAGGAAAGACTGTCAGATCAGAGTGGTTGGCTGCGATGATACAAGCCAGCTATGCCCGTGACATAATGACCAATGTTAATCTTAAGCTCAATTACATGGCTTACATTAACTACCAGGAGCTGTCTGCCAAGCAAATTGACCACCTATTCAACGCTGCGCTAACCGCCAAAGTAAACGACTACATTAACGTGAGCCTGATGGCTAACGCCATATATGACAACGACCAGGATTCTGACATTCAGTACAACCAATCATTAGGACTGGGCATCCTCTATACCATGAAAGGGTTCACATTGCGGTAATGCTGGACACATTACCGGAGGCCTAGGCTGGCTCCAAAATTCGAATAGCTTTATACTTTTCAAAAACTCGCGGCTTTCACACAGTACATTAATTTTTCAGTTTGAATCCATGGGCATGATAAAACACCTCTGACCACTAAGCTGACATATCAGCCAGCTTTTCGCTCTAACTGCCATGACCCGTATAGCTTTCGGAAATAGCTCGGTCCAAAGGCAGAGGCCCAGCGGTGGCTCACGCAATATGCCCTTTCTCATCTAACCCCTACACTACAGTTCCGCTGGACCATTTCGGCAGTCCCGGCTGTTACTATAGCCCCCTTTCTCCCTGCGGTCTTCAGCCTATATCCACGGCTATGGTTACTTCTTCAGGGAAGGCATCATGACGTATGCCACCCATATGAGCAACAGGGGCTGTCGCCGAGGCATCCTCCGCTGCTGTCCCGTCAGAAGGTGTCGCTGGACAGATGTATCCACTCTGACGCCTCCCGGTAAGTTTTGATTTTAGTCTATTTCGATGGAAGTGTTGGGTTCCACCAGCGGGCATTCTTGATCCAGCAGGTGATTCCTTTGGTTTAGATCTTTTAAAGTTTATGACTGTTGTCGCGGAAAAGGCTGGACCTGTGCCGGGCTGCCAGTATCTCATGGTTTGTTAATTCAAATGGGATGGCATTACAAAAAACCAACCAATAAATTAAACTTATTTAATAAATTATAACATCTATTTAGCAGGCATAGAAGCATGATGGTTCATTTGCAGGAGTATTTGGGGAAGATTTGCTTTCTGCGGCTGTGCCTGCTACCAGTTATTTTTTGTGGGGTGGTGTGGCTGTGGCCCAAGATCTACCCTATAAAAAGGAGTCAAACCTAAAAGCAGAAACACCGCAAGACACTACACCTGTGGAAGCCAGGAAGCTTGAAATGCCCTTGGAACAGCATCCTGCAAGTTCTGCCGCTCTGGAGATCGACGGCCTGATTGTAGATGAAACCATCACGAAAATAGGCCGCGACTTCTATGAAACTTTCCACCGCCAGTGGGAGCCGCCTCCGATGGCAAAGGATTATATAATCCTAATAAAAGAAAGGCCCATGATGGGGAACGGCGCCTTTGTTAAAGTCATTGTGAATGAGGAAGAAGTCATAGAATACCAACTGCAGCCCCGGCATGACCTGATAGAGGAGGCGTCTGGTTATACCGTATCGGTTGTCTATGAATTCTTGGTTAATGACCAACTAAACAGGCAACTGGAGGCGGAGGGGAGAAAAGAGAAAGAAGTGTACTGATCACGATTCATACTCCGGTGAACGCATGAAAACAAACCTATACGCTTTAGTTGGTGCTTTTCTTACCTATATGGCTGTCTCGGGGAGTGCCCTGGCACAGGATATGGTATATGAGCCTAAGAATCCGGCCTTTGGCGGCAACACCTTTAATTATCTGTGGCTGCAGAGTTCGGCCACAGCCCAGGACAAGCTAAAAGACCCGGATGCGGAGTCACCTTCCTCAGGATTTGACAGAGACCCGTTGCAGGATTTCACAGACAATCTCAACAGGTAAATCCTAAGCCAGTTGTCCAGAGAACTCATTTCGTCACAGTTCGGGGAGGATGGCCTGGAGCCTGGAAATTATACCATCGGCAACTACCAGATAGATGTTACGGAGGGTTCTGACGGCGTAAACATCGTTATAGTTGACGCCAGTACCGGGAACCAGACAACTGTAACTATCCCTTTCTTCTGATCGGTTCACAGAGTCTTCGTCTTTCCCACCGCCCTGCATATGTATAAATTTATATATGGATATCTGATAGTTGTAGCAATCCTTTTGCTTTTATATGTACCTGGTTGCGCTCCCTATTTCCACCAGCCTATGCAAACATCGGGTGCAAGGTTGGGTGTGCCGACGACAGGCAACTTAAATTTGGTGAGCCTCCCACCGCCACAGCACAAGGTGGTGGCGGCTGTTTACAAGTTCCGGGACCAGACAGGGCAATACAAACCATCTGTTACCGGCGCAAACTGGTCTACAGCCGTAACACAGGGGGCAACCACTATTCTGATAAAGTCCCTGGAGGACTCTGGCTGGTTCACGCCCATTGAGCGCGAAAACCTGGGCAACCTGCTAAACGAGCGGAAAATCATCCGGTCTACGCGGGCCGAAGCCGAGGCTAACACAGGCCAAAAGGAACCCCCGCTGCCGCCCCTGCTATTTGCAGGAGTAGTTCTGGAAGGCGGTATCATTTCCTACGACGCCAACGTAGTAACAGGCGGTGCCGGCCTTCGGTATTTTGGCGCGGGTGGTTCAGGGCAGTACCGGGAAGACAAGATCACGGTCTATCTCAGGGCTATCTCAACCAGCACCGGCGAAATTCTCAAAACAGTTTACACCTCAAAAACGATCCCTTCCCAAAGCGTTGACTTCGGCGTGTTCAGGTATGTGAAGTTCAAGCGGCTACTAGAGGCAGAAACCGGTTTTACCTACAACGAGCCTTCTGAAATAGCGGTGAAAGAAGCCATTGACAAAGCTGTACAAAGCCTCATTATAGAGGGGATATTTGCCGGATACTGGGCGCTGAGGGATAAGCAGGATATACAGTCGCCTATCGTGCGGGAGTATATGCAGGAGCGGGAGGATATAAAGCGCACAGACATATATGGCCGTCTGTTAGCCAACAGGCGCGGTGTAATCGGCATCAGCCTCGCAGCGGGCGGCCTGAGGTATAACGGCGACCTGGCCCGGCAGCAGGTAAAGCCCATGGCGGAGGCAGGCTTGAGAATCAGTGGCCGGGGCAGCTTCGCCTTCGATACGCGCCTAGGTGCAGGAGAATTGGGAACTGCCCGGAACTTTGAGAGGAAAGTAATATTCGGAGAGCTCAACCTGAATTACAGTCTGTTCCCCAGAACCAGGTATACGCCATATCTGCAGGGCGGCGGTGGCGTGCTCTCAGTCGAGGATAGCTTTTCTGGCTCAATCGCACTGAAAAGGCTATTCCCATATGTGAAGGGCGGT
This window of the Pontibacter russatus genome carries:
- a CDS encoding CsgE family curli-type amyloid fiber assembly protein; translation: MEQHPASSAALEIDGLIVDETITKIGRDFYETFHRQWEPPPMAKDYIILIKERPMMGNGAFVKVIVNEEEVIEYQLQPRHDLIEEASGYTVSVVYEFLVNDQLNRQLEAEGRKEKEVY
- a CDS encoding CsgG/HfaB family protein gives rise to the protein MQTSGARLGVPTTGNLNLVSLPPPQHKVVAAVYKFRDQTGQYKPSVTGANWSTAVTQGATTILIKSLEDSGWFTPIERENLGNLLNERKIIRSTRAEAEANTGQKEPPLPPLLFAGVVLEGGIISYDANVVTGGAGLRYFGAGGSGQYREDKITVYLRAISTSTGEILKTVYTSKTIPSQSVDFGVFRYVKFKRLLEAETGFTYNEPSEIAVKEAIDKAVQSLIIEGIFAGYWALRDKQDIQSPIVREYMQEREDIKRTDIYGRLLANRRGVIGISLAAGGLRYNGDLARQQVKPMAEAGLRISGRGSFAFDTRLGAGELGTARNFERKVIFGELNLNYSLFPRTRYTPYLQGGGGVLSVEDSFSGSIALKRLFPYVKGGMGIEYLATDRLGIEASVSSNYLFDDNLDDIDGGRFNDYYWVGKIGVTYYFGLFK
- a CDS encoding DUF3078 domain-containing protein, whose protein sequence is MKKTLIFLAILLSNSAMVIAQSEADTTWRRTFDAGLNLNQAAFSDNWKAGGISSMGLNTYLNARADYVNGKISWDNEAQLQYGFIKNKGEDQRKSIDRLYLDTKYGYAISSDWNAFFSVNFLSQFTKGYEYDIDADGNDRLISNFLSPGFLTFAIGAEYKPNPYFSLRLSPFAPRFTFLTDDAVAENERYGVPEGKTVRSEWLAAMIQASYARDIMTNVNLKLNYMAYINYQELSAKQIDHLFNAALTAKVNDYINVSLMANAIYDNDQDSDIQYNQSLGLGILYTMKGFTLR